The genome window AACTCAAATAAAGAAAGTTTATGGATTAGACATAGATGAAGATGCTCTGGAAGTGGCTAAAGAAAGAGGCTTAGAGGTTTATAGATGCTCTATTGTCGACGATTGTGTAGAGAAAATTGGTCGGAAATTTGACGTTGTAATAATTGGAGCAGTTTTACACCACTTAGTTTCCGAAACTCGTAGTGGTTCAATTGAGCTTGCAAGGAAAGCGTTATTAAACTCTGTTTATTTATTAAAGGATGATGGCTACTTGGTTATATTAGAGCCTACTTTTGAGCCCTTTTGGCTTCTTACATTTGTTTTCTACCTTAAACGTTTTCTGAGCCTGTTTACATCTAAAAGAATAACCATTTTTAACTACTGGAATAATATAGGACCTCCGGTCGTTTCTTACTTCTCCAATAGCAAACTGGTCAGCATAATTGAATCTTCCAAGAATTTGCTAATTCTTAAAACATTTTTTAAGGAAAGAGACTTAAGTTTTCTTCAGAAGTTATTTTTCCTAAGAAGTTACGAAGCTACTATAATTGCAAAAAAATGCTATTAGCGATATATTATTGGATGAGATATCTGGTATAGGAGGCAGTAATGAAAGAAATTACATTAAAGGATTTTATTAGGATTATGTTTAAGTGGAAGTATCTTATTCTTTGGGTTATAGTTTTGGCAGTTGTGATCTCTTCTGTTTTTAATTTTTTCGTTTTCAAAAATGTTTTTAAAGGAGTTGCCACTGTATTTCCTGCCCAGATAGGAAACACTTCGTTTCCGCAACAAAGTACCCCGGTACTAAGCAGCACTGAAACTCTGCAAATTGTTATGAGTGATGATTTTATGCAGAAACTTGCTAATAAATTGGATATTCCGCTGTCGGAGTTAAA of Caldisericum sp. contains these proteins:
- a CDS encoding methyltransferase domain-containing protein, giving the protein TQIKKVYGLDIDEDALEVAKERGLEVYRCSIVDDCVEKIGRKFDVVIIGAVLHHLVSETRSGSIELARKALLNSVYLLKDDGYLVILEPTFEPFWLLTFVFYLKRFLSLFTSKRITIFNYWNNIGPPVVSYFSNSKLVSIIESSKNLLILKTFFKERDLSFLQKLFFLRSYEATIIAKKCY